The following are encoded in a window of Armatimonadota bacterium genomic DNA:
- a CDS encoding thioredoxin family protein gives MAIATDERLIPFRLPATDGRTYGPEDFADARALAVIFWCNHCPYVRAWEDRIIALQREYADRGVRFVLINSNDATKYPEDSFDQMRARAEAKGYPFPYLHDESQEVARRYGATRTPEIFLFDGERRLVYHGAPDDNVEDPTAVRHHYLREALEAVLAGRRPETTETPPRGCSIKWR, from the coding sequence ATGGCCATCGCCACCGATGAGCGCCTCATCCCCTTCCGTCTGCCCGCCACCGACGGCCGGACCTACGGGCCGGAGGACTTCGCCGACGCCCGGGCGCTGGCGGTCATCTTCTGGTGCAACCACTGCCCCTACGTCCGCGCCTGGGAGGACCGCATCATCGCCCTGCAGCGGGAGTACGCCGACCGCGGCGTGCGCTTCGTCCTCATCAACAGCAACGACGCCACCAAGTACCCGGAGGACTCCTTCGACCAGATGCGCGCCCGCGCCGAGGCCAAGGGGTACCCCTTCCCCTACCTGCACGACGAGTCGCAGGAGGTGGCCCGGCGCTACGGGGCCACCCGCACGCCGGAGATCTTCCTCTTCGACGGGGAGCGCCGGCTGGTCTACCACGGCGCGCCGGACGACAACGTCGAGGACCCCACCGCGGTCCGGCACCACTACCTGCGCGAGGCCCTCGAGGCGGTCCTGGCGGGCCGGCGTCCCGAGACCACGGAGACGCCGCCGCGAGGCTGCTCCATCAAGTGGCGGTAG
- a CDS encoding zinc-dependent alcohol dehydrogenase family protein, with amino-acid sequence MPAMVLTRPAPVETDPLAAADPPRPDPGPGEVLLRVRACGVCHTDLHIVEGELVPHRLPVIPGHQVVGTVEAVGPDGPAAGLAPGQRVGVTWLFRACGACAACRRGEENLCPSAQFTGYDVDGGYSTWMVADRRFVFPLPERFDDVSAAPLLCAGVIGYRSLRRAEVLPGSTVGLYGFGASAHLAIQVARHWGCRVYVFTRSEAHRRLAEDLGAVWTGPVDAAPPEPLDSAVSFAPAGQVIPRALAALRPGGTLAVNAVHLDRLPEMPYALLYGERTLRSVANLTARDAREFLALAAEIPVRTEVERYPLREANAALRRLKARAVQGAAVLEVASTPA; translated from the coding sequence ATGCCCGCCATGGTGCTCACCCGGCCGGCCCCCGTCGAGACGGACCCCCTGGCCGCCGCCGACCCGCCGCGCCCGGACCCCGGCCCGGGCGAGGTCCTGCTGCGGGTGCGGGCCTGCGGCGTCTGCCACACCGACCTGCACATCGTGGAAGGGGAGCTCGTACCGCACCGCCTGCCGGTGATCCCCGGCCACCAGGTGGTGGGCACCGTCGAGGCGGTGGGCCCGGACGGGCCAGCTGCGGGGCTCGCCCCCGGGCAGCGGGTAGGCGTCACCTGGCTCTTCCGGGCCTGCGGGGCCTGCGCGGCCTGCCGGCGCGGGGAGGAGAACCTCTGCCCCAGCGCCCAGTTCACCGGCTACGACGTGGACGGCGGCTACAGCACCTGGATGGTCGCCGACCGTCGCTTCGTCTTCCCGCTGCCCGAGCGCTTCGACGACGTCTCCGCCGCCCCGCTGCTGTGTGCGGGGGTGATCGGCTACCGGTCGCTGCGCCGGGCGGAGGTCCTCCCGGGTTCGACGGTGGGCCTGTACGGGTTCGGCGCCTCGGCCCACCTGGCCATCCAGGTGGCCCGCCACTGGGGGTGCCGGGTCTACGTCTTCACCCGCAGCGAGGCGCACCGCCGCCTGGCCGAGGACCTCGGCGCGGTGTGGACCGGGCCGGTGGACGCCGCCCCGCCCGAGCCGCTGGACAGCGCCGTCTCCTTTGCGCCCGCCGGTCAGGTCATCCCGCGCGCGCTGGCCGCCCTGCGCCCCGGCGGCACGCTGGCCGTGAACGCCGTCCACCTGGACCGCCTGCCGGAGATGCCCTACGCGCTGCTCTACGGCGAGCGCACCCTGCGGTCCGTGGCCAACCTGACGGCGCGCGACGCCCGCGAGTTCCTGGCCCTGGCCGCAGAGATCCCGGTGCGCACCGAGGTGGAGCGCTACCCGCTCCGCGAGGCCAACGCCGCCCTGCGCCGCCTCAAAGCCCGGGCGGTGCAGGGGGCCGCGGTGCTGGAGGTGGCCTCGACCCCGGCGTGA
- a CDS encoding phenylalanine--tRNA ligase beta subunit-related protein: MREVTIAPEVVPLVRVGLVEVDGVQVGPRSPELAAEIAVLVSALRRRYAGREPAQIEALAPARELYHRIGIDPTKLRPSSEALLRRVLRGQDLPEINAVVDTSNLCSLDFLLPIGLHDLEAAVGPLVLRRGRPGEGYEAIGKGWYSVEGRLTLADGAGPCGTPTSDSRRTMVTGRTRRVLMVIYAPSAFPLRQLEDHVARAAERMRRFAGGEPVGVAVLPAAADRHADA; the protein is encoded by the coding sequence ATGCGCGAGGTGACGATCGCCCCGGAGGTGGTCCCCCTGGTGCGGGTGGGCCTGGTCGAGGTGGACGGGGTGCAGGTGGGCCCGCGCAGTCCCGAGCTGGCCGCCGAGATCGCCGTCCTGGTCAGCGCATTGCGCCGGCGCTACGCCGGCCGGGAGCCGGCCCAGATCGAGGCGCTCGCCCCGGCGCGGGAGCTGTACCACCGCATCGGCATCGACCCCACCAAGCTCCGTCCCTCCTCCGAAGCGCTCCTGCGCCGCGTGCTGCGTGGCCAGGACCTCCCGGAGATCAACGCCGTCGTCGACACGAGCAACCTCTGCTCGCTGGACTTCCTCCTCCCCATCGGCCTGCACGACCTGGAGGCCGCCGTCGGCCCGCTGGTCCTGCGGCGTGGGCGCCCCGGCGAGGGGTACGAGGCGATCGGCAAGGGGTGGTATTCGGTGGAGGGGCGCCTCACCCTGGCGGATGGGGCCGGGCCCTGCGGCACCCCCACCAGCGACTCCCGCCGCACGATGGTGACCGGGCGGACCCGCCGCGTCCTCATGGTGATCTACGCGCCGTCGGCGTTCCCGCTCCGCCAGTTGGAGGATCACGTGGCGCGCGCGGCCGAGCGGATGCGGCGGTTCGCTGGCGGGGAGCCCGTCGGGGTGGCCGTCCTGCCTGCGGCGGCGGACCGCCACGCGGACGCCTGA
- the galK gene encoding galactokinase: protein MDDAAGPTTPRAGAETLLRARYGLSPAVVVRAPGRVNLIGEHTDYSEGFVLPAATDAALWAAAAPLPEPLVRAVSAAEAEETVFPTSAPRQGPVPSWGRYLQGMAAVLAEAGVSLRGLALGLDGDLPVGAGLSSSAALEIAAGLAFLACAGHPLDRRSLARLAQRAEVEHVGVRCGIMDQLAVTLARAGHLLLIDCRSLEVEPVPLPAEAVLVVCDTAVPRRLEESGYNTRREEVEAAARALAAARPGVRSLRDLALRDLPLVHALPAPLDRRARHVVTENARVLEAVQALRRGDLAAVGTLLRASHRSLRDDFEVSTPELEAMVAAAQESPGCVGARLVGAGFGGAVLALVERGREAAFVAAAGAAYRRRTGRSGRFLVTGAAAGAEVLTGSQDGTW from the coding sequence ATGGACGACGCTGCGGGGCCCACCACACCGCGGGCCGGGGCCGAGACCCTCCTGCGGGCCCGATACGGGCTCTCCCCCGCCGTCGTCGTCCGCGCACCCGGCCGGGTCAACCTGATCGGCGAGCACACCGACTACAGCGAGGGGTTCGTCCTCCCGGCGGCCACGGACGCGGCGCTGTGGGCCGCCGCCGCTCCCCTGCCCGAGCCCCTGGTGCGCGCCGTCTCCGCCGCGGAGGCCGAGGAGACGGTCTTCCCCACGTCCGCCCCGCGCCAAGGGCCGGTGCCGTCCTGGGGGCGCTATCTCCAGGGGATGGCGGCGGTGCTGGCGGAGGCGGGGGTGTCGCTGCGCGGGCTGGCCCTGGGCCTGGACGGTGACCTGCCGGTGGGGGCAGGGCTCAGCAGTTCCGCCGCCCTGGAGATCGCCGCGGGGCTGGCCTTCCTGGCCTGCGCCGGCCACCCCCTCGACCGGCGGTCCCTGGCCCGCCTGGCCCAGCGCGCCGAGGTGGAGCACGTGGGGGTCCGCTGCGGCATCATGGACCAGCTGGCGGTGACTCTGGCCCGGGCGGGCCACCTCCTCCTCATCGACTGCCGGAGTCTCGAGGTCGAGCCCGTGCCGCTGCCGGCGGAGGCGGTCCTGGTCGTGTGTGACACCGCCGTGCCGCGCCGTCTGGAGGAGTCGGGTTACAACACCCGGCGCGAGGAGGTGGAGGCGGCCGCGCGGGCGCTGGCGGCCGCCCGGCCCGGGGTGCGGTCGCTGCGCGACCTGGCGCTGCGCGACCTGCCTCTCGTCCACGCGCTGCCGGCACCGCTGGACCGGCGGGCCCGCCACGTCGTCACCGAGAACGCGCGGGTGCTGGAGGCGGTGCAGGCGCTGCGCCGGGGGGACCTGGCGGCGGTGGGGACGCTGCTGCGGGCCTCCCACCGCAGCCTGCGCGACGACTTCGAGGTGAGCACGCCCGAGCTCGAGGCGATGGTGGCCGCCGCCCAGGAGTCCCCCGGGTGCGTGGGCGCCCGGCTCGTGGGCGCGGGCTTCGGCGGAGCCGTGCTGGCGCTGGTGGAGCGCGGGCGGGAGGCGGCGTTCGTCGCGGCGGCGGGAGCGGCCTACCGCCGGCGCACCGGCCGCAGCGGCCGGTTCCTGGTCACCGGTGCGGCGGCGGGGGCGGAGGTCCTCACAGGGAGCCAGGACGGAACGTGGTGA
- a CDS encoding ABC transporter substrate-binding protein, which produces MSRRGHVAILLAIALLLAPTLTVQGAGANQLEIFSWWTAGGEADGLNALFQIYRRKYPGVEIINATVAGGAGTNAKAVLKTRMQGGNPPDSFQVHGGAELIDTWVKTGFMEPITAIAREEGWQRVMPRDLVQIVSYQGEMYSVPVNVHRGNVLWYNKKLFDDNGLRAPTTWEQFFQVAQTLRSKGITPLALGDKNKWEAAHLFEDVLLASLGANGYRGLWTGQTPWTGEGVRRALETMARILSFANTDHAALVWDQAVQLLIDGKAAMNVMGDWAAGYFTSKGWKPNVHYGFAPAPGTAGTFVVVTDTFGLPKRAPHRQNAINWLRVAGSKEGQEAFNPLKGSICARTDCDMSKFDAYLQSSARDFSRNALVPSEVHGSAAPETFATEFNDIVNVFVTRRDVAAAQRALQQACVRAKMCR; this is translated from the coding sequence ATGTCACGGCGAGGGCATGTGGCCATCCTCCTCGCGATCGCCCTGTTGCTGGCACCGACCCTGACCGTCCAGGGGGCGGGCGCCAACCAGCTGGAGATCTTCTCCTGGTGGACCGCCGGCGGCGAGGCCGACGGGCTCAACGCGCTCTTCCAGATCTACCGGCGCAAGTACCCCGGGGTCGAGATCATCAACGCCACCGTCGCCGGTGGTGCCGGCACCAACGCCAAGGCGGTGCTGAAGACCCGCATGCAAGGGGGCAATCCGCCCGACTCCTTCCAGGTGCACGGCGGTGCGGAGCTGATCGACACCTGGGTGAAGACGGGGTTCATGGAGCCGATCACGGCCATCGCCCGGGAGGAGGGCTGGCAGCGGGTCATGCCCAGGGACCTGGTGCAGATCGTCAGCTACCAGGGCGAGATGTACTCCGTCCCGGTGAACGTCCACCGCGGCAACGTCCTCTGGTACAACAAGAAGCTCTTCGACGACAACGGTCTGCGCGCGCCGACGACCTGGGAGCAGTTCTTCCAGGTGGCCCAGACGCTGCGCAGCAAGGGGATCACCCCGCTGGCGCTGGGCGACAAGAACAAGTGGGAGGCCGCCCACCTCTTCGAGGACGTCCTCCTGGCCAGCCTGGGTGCCAACGGCTACCGCGGGCTGTGGACCGGCCAGACCCCCTGGACCGGGGAGGGGGTGCGCCGCGCGCTGGAGACGATGGCCCGCATCCTCTCCTTCGCCAACACGGACCACGCCGCGCTGGTGTGGGACCAGGCGGTGCAGCTGCTCATCGACGGGAAGGCCGCCATGAACGTCATGGGGGACTGGGCGGCGGGCTACTTCACCTCCAAGGGGTGGAAGCCCAACGTCCACTATGGCTTTGCCCCGGCGCCGGGGACCGCCGGCACCTTCGTCGTCGTCACCGACACCTTCGGGCTGCCCAAGCGGGCGCCCCACCGGCAGAACGCCATCAACTGGCTGCGGGTGGCCGGGTCGAAGGAGGGGCAGGAGGCCTTCAACCCGCTCAAGGGCTCCATCTGCGCCCGCACCGACTGCGACATGAGCAAGTTCGACGCCTACCTGCAGTCCTCGGCCCGGGACTTCTCCCGCAACGCGCTGGTCCCGAGCGAAGTGCACGGCTCGGCGGCGCCGGAGACCTTCGCCACCGAGTTCAACGACATCGTGAACGTCTTCGTCACCCGGCGCGACGTGGCCGCGGCCCAGCGCGCCCTGCAGCAGGCCTGCGTGCGGGCCAAGATGTGCCGGTAG
- a CDS encoding sugar ABC transporter permease: protein MSRARDRLPAVLVLVPSVVAVGVFVYGFIGWTAYVSLSGWTTFIPDLSFVGRRNYVELFQTFRFQADLRNTVVFTLTFLAACLVLGFLLAVLLDQRVRGEALFRNVFLFPMSISFIVTGVVWQWLLNPSTGINLLLEHVGLGVLRSPWYTEPRIAIFSVVLAATWQLSGFTMAMYLAGLRGIPEELLEAARVDGASEWALYRYVVVPLLAPITLSAVIVLGHISLKIFDLVFAMTGSGPAFSTDVPGVFMFETTFRGNRFAEGAAIAIVMLLLVAVLIVPYLWSTTRQEART, encoded by the coding sequence GTGAGCCGCGCCCGCGACCGCCTCCCGGCCGTCCTGGTCCTGGTCCCCTCCGTGGTGGCAGTGGGGGTCTTCGTCTACGGGTTCATCGGCTGGACCGCCTACGTCTCGCTGAGCGGGTGGACCACCTTCATCCCCGACCTCTCCTTCGTCGGGCGGCGCAACTACGTCGAGCTCTTCCAGACCTTCCGCTTCCAGGCCGACCTGCGGAACACCGTGGTCTTCACGCTCACCTTCCTGGCCGCCTGCCTGGTGCTGGGGTTCCTGCTGGCCGTACTGCTCGACCAGCGGGTGCGGGGCGAGGCCCTCTTCCGCAACGTCTTCCTCTTCCCCATGTCCATCTCGTTCATCGTCACGGGCGTGGTGTGGCAGTGGCTCCTCAACCCCAGCACGGGCATCAACCTGCTCCTCGAGCACGTGGGGCTGGGGGTGCTGCGCTCCCCCTGGTACACCGAACCGCGCATCGCCATCTTCTCGGTGGTGCTGGCGGCCACGTGGCAGCTCTCCGGGTTCACCATGGCCATGTACCTGGCCGGCCTGCGGGGCATCCCCGAGGAGCTGCTCGAGGCCGCCCGGGTGGACGGCGCGAGCGAGTGGGCCCTCTACCGGTACGTCGTGGTACCGCTGCTGGCGCCGATCACGCTCAGCGCGGTCATCGTGCTCGGCCACATCTCCCTGAAGATCTTCGACCTGGTCTTCGCCATGACCGGCAGCGGCCCGGCCTTCTCCACCGACGTCCCCGGCGTCTTCATGTTCGAGACCACCTTCCGCGGCAACCGCTTCGCCGAGGGGGCGGCCATCGCCATCGTCATGCTCCTCCTCGTCGCCGTGCTCATCGTGCCCTACCTCTGGTCCACGACCCGCCAGGAGGCCCGGACGTGA
- a CDS encoding carbohydrate ABC transporter permease — protein MPVYVLVVNGLKSFREVSLSRMWALPADLSFDSFAAAYARLRPNVLNSVRLVVPATVLAAVVGSLNGYVLAHWKFRGADLLFPLLLFGMFIPYQSVLIPLVQFLQWAGQTLGVQLYGTIGGLVLVHVVYGIPITTLIFRNYYATIPADLVEAARIDGAGFAGIYRHVVLPLSAPAFVVVAIWEFTAVWNEFLFAVTITSHPARQPVTVALQNLAGSQIVEWNVQMAGALLAALPTLLVYIFLGRFFLRGLLAGALKG, from the coding sequence ATGCCGGTCTACGTGCTGGTGGTGAACGGGCTGAAGTCCTTCCGGGAGGTCAGCCTGAGCCGCATGTGGGCGCTGCCGGCCGACCTCTCCTTCGACTCCTTCGCCGCCGCCTACGCCCGCCTGCGCCCCAACGTGCTGAACAGCGTGCGCCTCGTGGTGCCCGCCACGGTGCTGGCCGCGGTCGTCGGCTCCCTCAATGGCTACGTGCTGGCGCACTGGAAGTTCCGCGGGGCGGACCTCCTCTTCCCCCTGCTGCTCTTCGGGATGTTCATCCCCTACCAGTCGGTGCTCATCCCGCTGGTGCAGTTCCTGCAGTGGGCGGGCCAGACGCTGGGGGTGCAGCTCTACGGGACCATCGGCGGGCTCGTCCTGGTGCACGTCGTCTACGGGATCCCCATCACCACGCTCATCTTCCGCAACTACTACGCCACCATCCCCGCCGACCTGGTCGAGGCGGCCCGCATCGACGGGGCGGGCTTCGCCGGTATCTACCGCCACGTGGTCCTGCCGCTGTCGGCTCCGGCCTTCGTGGTCGTGGCCATCTGGGAGTTCACGGCGGTGTGGAACGAGTTCCTCTTCGCCGTGACGATCACCAGCCACCCGGCCCGGCAGCCGGTGACGGTAGCGCTGCAGAACCTGGCCGGGAGCCAGATCGTGGAGTGGAACGTGCAGATGGCGGGCGCCCTGCTGGCCGCCCTCCCCACCCTGCTGGTCTACATCTTCCTGGGCCGGTTCTTCCTGCGCGGCCTGCTGGCCGGGGCCCTGAAGGGCTGA
- a CDS encoding prepilin-type N-terminal cleavage/methylation domain-containing protein, producing MRMVGARQAGGFTLVELAAGLALLGLTASAVYLTATASTSVQALDRARETQQALRTALDRVAEELRWAEAVLPDPGCGGLCADRLTAQVPAGNPLRGAPYVVTFRRDAREREVERRVGRGVTNVAGGIDALAFAYFTASGAPAARAEEVRRVAILIEGSPGGAGTGRQRATVEVFLRNASAAGRPGGSTPSPPPLPAARPTPDLRPRPPDPPVGPAIRRR from the coding sequence GTGCGGATGGTCGGGGCGCGGCAGGCGGGCGGGTTCACCCTGGTGGAGCTGGCGGCAGGCCTGGCCCTCCTGGGGCTGACGGCCAGCGCGGTCTACCTCACCGCCACGGCCTCGACGTCGGTCCAGGCCCTGGACCGCGCGCGGGAGACTCAGCAGGCCCTGCGCACGGCGCTCGACCGGGTGGCGGAGGAGCTGCGCTGGGCGGAGGCGGTCCTGCCCGACCCCGGCTGCGGCGGGCTGTGTGCCGACCGCCTCACCGCCCAGGTGCCGGCGGGCAACCCGTTACGGGGTGCACCGTACGTGGTCACCTTCCGGCGGGACGCACGGGAGCGTGAGGTGGAGCGACGGGTGGGCAGGGGCGTCACCAACGTGGCGGGGGGCATCGACGCGCTGGCCTTCGCCTACTTCACCGCCTCGGGCGCTCCGGCCGCCCGGGCCGAGGAGGTGCGGCGGGTGGCCATCCTCATCGAGGGGTCGCCGGGTGGCGCCGGGACGGGGCGGCAGCGGGCTACGGTCGAGGTCTTCCTGCGGAACGCCTCAGCAGCCGGCCGTCCCGGGGGTTCCACGCCCTCTCCTCCACCGTTGCCGGCGGCTCGCCCGACACCCGACCTCAGGCCCAGACCTCCCGATCCTCCGGTCGGTCCGGCCATCCGGCGGCGGTGA
- a CDS encoding amino acid--tRNA ligase-related protein, protein MRDLVEFRAAMMDAVFQFCRSEGFIELETPEITPGTGACENVPTVFRLDFLGRTQFLRQTAQLDLEVAVVRWDLPRVITRGRSFRAEPRADGRHLCEFVLVEAEARDWDLEDLVAHEHRLVRHVIHAALEHPALPAPRRDALLQDLTTFTVVPYEQAIGDLGLPWGTDLSAADEARLTDRYGIVSVIRYPREIKFFNMLDSRHNGGRTVECCDLLLPLSGETFGSAAREHDVAILREKLYTSVMYRQLVEAGGDPQVFEPYLALFEGNPVRRAGYGLGFDRLIQYLWGASDVTTVIPFPVDARYGLREYAMA, encoded by the coding sequence TTGCGTGACCTGGTCGAGTTCCGGGCGGCGATGATGGACGCCGTCTTCCAGTTCTGCCGCAGCGAGGGCTTCATCGAGCTCGAGACGCCCGAGATCACCCCCGGCACCGGGGCGTGCGAGAACGTCCCGACGGTCTTCCGGCTGGACTTCCTCGGCCGCACCCAGTTCCTGCGGCAGACCGCCCAGCTCGACCTGGAGGTGGCCGTGGTGCGGTGGGACCTGCCGCGGGTGATCACGCGCGGCCGCTCCTTCCGGGCGGAGCCGCGCGCGGACGGACGCCACCTGTGTGAGTTCGTGCTGGTCGAGGCGGAGGCGCGCGACTGGGACCTGGAGGACCTGGTGGCCCACGAGCACCGGCTGGTGCGCCACGTCATCCACGCCGCCCTGGAGCACCCCGCCCTGCCCGCCCCGCGCCGCGACGCCCTGCTCCAGGACCTGACCACGTTCACCGTCGTCCCCTACGAGCAGGCCATCGGTGACCTGGGGCTGCCGTGGGGCACGGACCTGAGCGCGGCGGACGAAGCCCGGCTGACCGACCGGTACGGGATCGTCTCAGTGATCCGCTACCCGCGCGAGATCAAGTTCTTCAACATGCTGGACAGCCGGCACAACGGCGGGCGGACCGTCGAGTGCTGCGACCTGCTCCTGCCGCTGAGCGGCGAGACCTTCGGCTCGGCGGCGCGGGAGCACGACGTCGCCATCCTGCGGGAGAAGCTCTACACCTCCGTGATGTACCGGCAGCTCGTCGAGGCGGGCGGCGACCCGCAGGTCTTCGAGCCCTACCTGGCGCTCTTCGAGGGCAACCCGGTCCGCCGCGCCGGCTACGGGCTGGGGTTCGACCGGCTGATCCAGTACCTGTGGGGCGCCAGCGACGTCACCACGGTCATCCCCTTCCCCGTGGACGCCCGGTACGGATTGCGGGAGTACGCGATGGCCTGA
- a CDS encoding aldehyde dehydrogenase family protein: MERTQAPVEYRLFIGGRWVDGGAPDEVRNKYTGEVLGTLPVARREDVEAAVEAAQRAAPVMAEMPVHRRAAILRRAAELIAADREGFARTIAAEAGKALKYARIEVDRGITTFTIAAEEARRLHGETVPLDAVPAGEGYFGFWVRRPVGVIAAITPFNFPLNLVAHKVAPALAAGNTVVLKPAGATPLTAVRLCRVLEEAGLPAGALNLVHGPGGTVGEWLVTDPRVAKVTFTGSPAVGERITRLAGLKKVTLELGNTSPVIIAPDADLEYVARRCAVGAYYNSGQVCISVQRIYTERRVYEPFLDRFVQASEAMVVGDPLDERVDVGPMIDRREAERIEAWITEALQGGARVVTGGRREGAVVWPTVLTDVRPEMKVVAQEAFAPVASVIAADDFEEALRQADATEYGLQAAVFTRDLGRVFQAIRRLNFGGVVVNDTPAFRADHMPYGGNRRSGIGREGVRYAMEEMTNIQMVAIRLEP, translated from the coding sequence GTGGAGCGCACGCAGGCTCCCGTGGAGTACCGACTCTTCATCGGCGGCCGGTGGGTGGACGGCGGTGCGCCCGATGAGGTGCGGAACAAGTACACCGGCGAGGTGCTGGGCACCCTGCCCGTGGCCCGGCGGGAGGACGTCGAGGCCGCGGTGGAGGCGGCCCAGCGGGCGGCGCCCGTCATGGCGGAGATGCCGGTCCACCGCCGCGCCGCGATCCTCCGGCGCGCCGCCGAGCTGATCGCCGCCGACCGGGAGGGGTTCGCCCGCACCATCGCCGCCGAGGCGGGCAAGGCGCTGAAGTACGCCCGCATCGAGGTGGACCGGGGGATCACCACCTTCACCATCGCCGCCGAAGAAGCCCGCCGGCTGCACGGGGAGACGGTCCCCCTGGACGCCGTCCCCGCCGGCGAGGGCTACTTCGGCTTCTGGGTGCGCCGCCCGGTGGGGGTCATCGCCGCCATCACGCCCTTCAACTTCCCGCTGAACCTGGTGGCCCACAAGGTGGCCCCGGCCCTGGCGGCGGGCAACACGGTGGTGCTGAAGCCGGCCGGCGCCACGCCCCTCACCGCGGTCCGCCTCTGCCGGGTCCTGGAGGAGGCCGGGCTGCCCGCCGGGGCGCTCAACCTGGTGCACGGCCCCGGCGGGACGGTGGGGGAGTGGCTCGTCACCGACCCCCGGGTGGCCAAGGTGACCTTCACCGGCAGCCCCGCCGTGGGGGAGCGCATCACCCGGCTGGCCGGGCTGAAGAAGGTGACGCTGGAGCTCGGCAACACCTCGCCGGTGATCATCGCCCCGGACGCCGACCTGGAGTACGTGGCCCGGCGCTGCGCCGTGGGCGCCTACTACAACTCCGGTCAGGTGTGCATCTCCGTGCAGCGCATCTACACCGAGCGCCGTGTCTACGAGCCCTTCCTCGACCGCTTCGTCCAAGCCAGCGAGGCGATGGTGGTGGGCGACCCGCTGGACGAGCGGGTGGACGTGGGCCCGATGATCGACCGGCGCGAGGCCGAGCGCATCGAGGCCTGGATCACCGAAGCCCTGCAGGGCGGCGCCCGCGTCGTCACCGGCGGCCGGCGCGAGGGCGCCGTGGTCTGGCCCACCGTCCTCACCGACGTCCGGCCGGAGATGAAGGTGGTGGCCCAGGAGGCGTTCGCGCCCGTGGCCTCGGTCATCGCCGCCGACGACTTCGAGGAGGCGCTGCGCCAGGCCGACGCCACCGAGTACGGCCTCCAGGCGGCGGTCTTCACCCGCGACCTGGGGCGGGTCTTCCAGGCGATCCGGCGGCTCAACTTCGGCGGGGTGGTCGTGAACGACACCCCGGCCTTCCGCGCCGACCACATGCCCTACGGCGGCAACCGCCGCAGCGGCATCGGCCGCGAGGGCGTGCGCTACGCCATGGAGGAGATGACGAACATCCAGATGGTAGCCATCCGCCTGGAGCCGTAG
- a CDS encoding DUF420 domain-containing protein, with the protein MRRAGRRALLATAAVTAVLYAVLGYALTLHRPLAPGPAVAAFLAAAPTVIALVNATALVCLLRGYRAIRAHRVATHRRAMLAAAACITAFLVLYVARVGLGGVKPFPGPAAVRTYVYLPVLTVHIVLSILSVPLVIYNLLVGLTFDLRDVPRSAHVRVGRLAVLLWSVSLTLGIVVYVMLNVLY; encoded by the coding sequence TTGCGTCGCGCAGGCCGCCGCGCGTTGCTGGCGACTGCCGCCGTCACTGCGGTCCTTTACGCCGTCCTGGGCTACGCCCTCACCCTGCACCGGCCGCTCGCCCCGGGCCCGGCGGTGGCCGCGTTCCTGGCGGCGGCGCCCACCGTCATCGCCCTGGTCAACGCCACCGCGCTGGTCTGCCTGCTGCGAGGGTACCGGGCCATCCGGGCGCACCGGGTCGCCACCCACCGCCGCGCCATGCTGGCGGCCGCGGCCTGCATCACCGCCTTCCTCGTCCTCTACGTGGCCCGCGTGGGGCTCGGCGGGGTGAAGCCCTTCCCGGGCCCGGCGGCCGTGCGCACCTACGTCTACCTCCCGGTGCTGACGGTGCACATCGTGCTCTCCATCCTGTCCGTGCCGCTCGTCATCTACAACCTGCTGGTGGGCCTGACCTTCGACCTGCGCGACGTGCCCCGTTCCGCGCACGTCCGGGTGGGCCGGCTGGCCGTCCTGCTCTGGTCGGTCAGCCTGACGCTCGGCATCGTCGTCTACGTGATGCTGAACGTGCTCTACTGA
- a CDS encoding redoxin domain-containing protein, giving the protein MRARAFLIALAVTAVVGALFAFGFTRDPRAIPSPLIGRPAPAFTLRLFEGGTLETPRLRGRIVVVNFWASWCYPACYEEAPRLQRVWERYRERGVVVVGVNIQDQEAPARQFIRRFGLTFPNGPDPLGRISIDFGVYGVPETFVIDPQGVIVAKHVGAVTEEWLTEHVERLLRKGATP; this is encoded by the coding sequence ATGCGTGCAAGAGCCTTCCTGATCGCGCTGGCCGTCACCGCCGTCGTCGGCGCTCTCTTCGCCTTCGGCTTTACGCGCGACCCGCGCGCCATCCCCTCGCCCCTCATCGGCCGGCCCGCGCCGGCGTTCACCCTGCGCCTCTTCGAGGGCGGGACACTGGAGACCCCACGCCTGCGAGGCCGGATCGTGGTGGTGAACTTCTGGGCGTCGTGGTGCTACCCCGCCTGCTACGAGGAGGCGCCCCGCCTGCAGCGCGTCTGGGAGCGGTACCGGGAGCGCGGGGTGGTGGTCGTGGGCGTGAACATCCAGGACCAGGAGGCCCCGGCCCGCCAGTTCATCCGCCGGTTCGGGCTGACCTTCCCCAACGGCCCCGACCCGCTCGGGCGGATCTCCATCGACTTCGGCGTCTACGGCGTGCCCGAGACCTTCGTCATCGACCCGCAGGGGGTCATCGTCGCCAAGCACGTGGGCGCCGTCACCGAGGAGTGGCTCACCGAGCACGTCGAGCGCCTGCTGAGGAAAGGCGCGACGCCATGA